The following coding sequences lie in one Euhalothece natronophila Z-M001 genomic window:
- a CDS encoding efflux RND transporter periplasmic adaptor subunit gives MVKDQEIAFDEEKNSSRTGRKKRLLWLGGIILLIGGSAMIIPRLLPSPPREETVEEINALPVETITVTPESSYEVSRRYTGEIRSQRRSDLGLERGGKVTEILVEEGDRVSAGDPIARLDTQNLEAQKRQLEAQRRGALAQLEQLETGPRQEEIAAARARVRNVEEELKLAQNQRSRREFLYSEGAISAEQLDEVASQEQALEARLEEAESQLQELSSGTRQEEIAAQQATVHEIEANLEDIEVNLNQSVLTAPFAGIVSGRALDEGTVVQTGEPVIQLMENTAPEARIGVPSQVAQQLEVGSDYPLRIGSETYQGTVKSTLPEVSGETRTQEVIFQLDSDALLTTSPGETVRLDLTQTIESAGYWLPMSALTQGIRGLWTAYVVVPDEDTEGWKVQQEAVEIIHQEEDRAFVRGTLDPEAQIVSEGTHRLAPGQPVELANN, from the coding sequence ATGGTCAAAGATCAAGAAATTGCCTTTGATGAAGAAAAAAATAGCAGTCGCACTGGCAGAAAAAAACGATTATTGTGGTTAGGAGGAATAATCTTATTAATCGGTGGTAGTGCGATGATTATTCCTCGTTTACTACCAAGCCCTCCTAGAGAGGAAACCGTTGAAGAGATTAATGCGTTGCCTGTGGAAACAATTACAGTAACCCCTGAATCGTCTTATGAGGTGAGTCGTCGCTATACGGGAGAAATTCGCTCCCAACGCAGAAGTGATTTAGGGTTAGAACGCGGTGGTAAAGTGACTGAGATTTTAGTAGAAGAAGGCGATCGCGTTTCCGCAGGTGATCCCATAGCCCGATTAGACACTCAGAACTTAGAAGCCCAAAAACGACAACTCGAAGCCCAACGTCGTGGTGCGTTAGCCCAACTAGAGCAACTGGAAACCGGCCCCCGTCAAGAAGAGATTGCCGCCGCTAGAGCCAGAGTCCGTAATGTTGAAGAAGAACTGAAATTAGCGCAAAATCAGCGATCGCGCCGCGAGTTTCTTTACTCAGAAGGAGCGATTTCTGCCGAACAACTGGATGAAGTCGCCAGTCAAGAGCAAGCCTTAGAAGCCCGTTTAGAAGAAGCAGAAAGCCAATTACAAGAGCTAAGCAGTGGAACTCGTCAAGAAGAGATTGCCGCCCAACAAGCCACCGTGCACGAAATCGAAGCCAACCTAGAAGATATTGAAGTCAATCTTAACCAAAGTGTTTTGACTGCCCCCTTTGCAGGGATTGTTTCGGGGCGAGCCTTAGATGAAGGAACTGTGGTTCAAACAGGAGAACCTGTAATCCAATTAATGGAAAATACCGCGCCAGAAGCCAGAATTGGAGTTCCCTCTCAGGTTGCCCAACAACTAGAAGTGGGAAGTGATTATCCCCTTAGAATTGGCTCTGAGACCTATCAGGGGACAGTTAAATCAACCTTACCAGAAGTGAGTGGAGAAACTCGCACCCAAGAAGTTATCTTTCAACTAGACTCCGATGCGCTTCTTACCACCAGTCCCGGGGAAACTGTACGCTTAGATCTTACCCAAACCATAGAAAGTGCAGGATATTGGCTCCCGATGTCAGCACTGACTCAGGGCATTCGGGGATTATGGACAGCTTATGTTGTCGTTCCTGATGAAGATACAGAGGGATGGAAAGTGCAACAGGAAGCGGTAGAAATTATCCATCAAGAAGAAGATCGCGCCTTTGTGAGAGGAACTTTAGACCCTGAGGCGCAAATTGTATCTGAGGGAACGCATCGCCTTGCGCCTGGCCAACCTGTGGAATTAGCAAATAATTAA
- a CDS encoding TetR/AcrR family transcriptional regulator, giving the protein MGVSTAYSEQKKKEILTVATDLFIERGYDGVSIDAIVKEVGGSKSNIYNYFGGKEGLFRAIVEDVSEQILSPLKQAEVENLPLKEGLTAIGKQAMSIILSDRAIGLLRIVIAQSRKFPEVAQLFFQVGPKTRCKLLVEYIEQQQAQGKIKPCDSYQAATQFIGMFLGFHQLQRVLGITSNPTEEEINAIVEDAVKTFMVRYSQ; this is encoded by the coding sequence ATGGGAGTATCCACAGCATACTCAGAACAGAAGAAAAAAGAAATTCTAACAGTGGCAACAGATTTATTTATTGAGCGTGGCTATGATGGGGTGAGTATTGATGCCATCGTGAAAGAAGTTGGAGGGTCAAAAAGTAATATTTACAATTACTTTGGGGGGAAAGAGGGATTATTTCGAGCCATTGTCGAAGATGTGAGTGAGCAAATTTTATCTCCTCTCAAACAAGCAGAAGTAGAAAATTTACCCTTAAAAGAGGGCTTAACTGCCATTGGGAAACAGGCAATGTCTATTATTTTATCCGATCGCGCGATCGGGCTTTTAAGAATTGTCATTGCTCAAAGTCGAAAGTTCCCTGAAGTGGCACAGTTATTTTTTCAAGTGGGGCCAAAAACTCGTTGTAAGTTATTAGTAGAATATATTGAGCAACAACAAGCGCAAGGAAAAATCAAACCCTGTGATAGTTATCAGGCAGCTACTCAATTTATTGGGATGTTTTTAGGCTTTCATCAATTACAAAGAGTTCTCGGTATTACGTCTAACCCCACTGAAGAAGAAATTAATGCCATTGTTGAAGATGCAGTTAAAACCTTTATGGTCAGGTATTCCCAATGA
- a CDS encoding CheR family methyltransferase → MIDQTQQYHPFPIVGVAVSPRDTETIQQFFSEVSPTSNIAYLVLRTTASQEERLSAETLQSYTSVPVCVAVDDEVILPNYIYIIPSQTNVHILNGKIQLQPNSEDTILSPIDSCFHSLAQHQGNKAAAVILSAMGSDGTTGIKAIKFQDGLVLVQLEETASYQQMPQNAVLTGATDATLPPSQIPRTIEQYFQHQNISSQDTELVETSQEWLERIFTLLRSRIGHDFTAYKRNTLIRRITRRMNLRQIETYEDYTNFLQKNPEEVKALFRECLIGVTSFFRNPPAFNILKQQFLPPLLNSLSEGDTFRAWIPACYTGEEVYSLAIILQEIIDSMNKDIKLQLFGTDIDQRAIEKARQGIFPLSIQAEVTPKYLERFFERDNQFYYINQIIRNSIVFSIQNILKDPPFSRLHFLSCRNLLIYLEPETQKKIIPLFHYTLNPSGILMLGSSESIGSFQDLFSPLDHRWKIFKRRHIKEYPRQVINFPTGSQLNLSVTKTSTSDSCPKDQETNLETLIKRKLLNEFCPTAILIETNGDIIHIQGRTGKFLEIVSGYPTNNIINLARKGLKFELFSAIQAAISSEKSVTRQQIPVNSNGNTELVKLQVEPLDSPPPLAGRLLVILNVIESHSTSNEQENIPQDIALQQKDNRIAQLEKELQDTRESHQTTIEELESSNEELQATNEELESSNEELQATNEELESSKEELQSLNEELQTLNQELQSTINELSVTQNDLRNLLNITEVATIIVDHQMRVKRFTPEVTNIMPLIPTDIGRPIHDVTTNLNDDGMVQDILEVLQTLTPKTKLVETREGGWYRMEITPYRKDNYQIEGTVVNFININELKQKEEALKQAQLLQQSLLDTYTQPAILLTNQLEIININLALQNQLTIEQVEEKIIKPLEIRLQNNEPFEETISFSLDNERPYRYLVRCSIIPDQETRIKYCLLFLTNL, encoded by the coding sequence ATGATAGATCAAACTCAACAATATCACCCCTTTCCCATTGTGGGCGTTGCTGTTTCCCCAAGAGATACAGAAACAATACAGCAATTTTTCTCGGAAGTTTCGCCAACCAGTAATATTGCTTATCTCGTGCTTAGGACTACAGCTTCTCAAGAAGAACGTTTAAGTGCAGAAACATTACAGAGCTATACTTCTGTTCCTGTTTGCGTGGCAGTAGATGATGAAGTAATCCTTCCCAACTATATTTATATCATTCCCTCGCAGACAAATGTTCACATTCTTAATGGGAAAATACAACTCCAGCCCAACAGCGAAGACACAATTCTATCTCCCATTGATAGTTGCTTCCATTCTTTAGCTCAGCATCAGGGCAACAAAGCAGCCGCCGTTATTCTATCAGCAATGGGGAGTGATGGAACAACAGGCATTAAAGCAATTAAGTTTCAAGATGGCTTAGTGCTGGTGCAACTAGAAGAAACCGCTTCTTATCAACAAATGCCTCAAAATGCAGTTTTAACAGGGGCTACTGATGCAACACTACCTCCTAGCCAAATTCCTAGGACAATTGAACAATACTTTCAGCATCAAAATATTAGCTCTCAAGATACCGAATTAGTAGAAACATCTCAAGAGTGGTTAGAAAGAATTTTCACCCTGCTAAGATCGCGCATTGGTCACGACTTTACCGCTTATAAACGCAATACACTCATCCGTCGGATTACACGGCGGATGAACCTGCGACAAATTGAAACCTATGAAGACTATACTAATTTTTTACAAAAGAATCCAGAGGAAGTCAAAGCCTTATTTCGAGAATGTTTAATTGGTGTTACTAGCTTCTTCCGCAATCCGCCTGCATTTAATATTCTAAAACAACAATTCCTTCCACCACTTTTAAATTCTTTATCAGAGGGAGACACATTCCGTGCTTGGATTCCTGCTTGTTACACGGGAGAAGAAGTCTATTCTTTAGCCATAATTCTCCAAGAAATTATTGATAGCATGAATAAAGACATTAAACTTCAATTATTTGGAACAGATATTGATCAACGAGCAATTGAAAAAGCACGACAAGGAATTTTTCCTCTCAGTATTCAAGCTGAAGTTACCCCCAAATATTTAGAACGCTTTTTCGAGCGAGATAACCAATTTTATTATATCAATCAAATAATTCGTAACTCCATCGTCTTTTCAATTCAAAATATCCTCAAAGATCCCCCTTTTTCTCGCCTGCACTTTTTAAGCTGTCGAAATTTATTAATTTATTTAGAGCCAGAAACGCAAAAGAAAATAATACCACTCTTTCACTATACCCTCAATCCTTCTGGAATTTTAATGTTGGGATCTTCTGAAAGTATTGGCAGTTTTCAAGATTTATTTTCTCCCTTAGATCATCGCTGGAAAATTTTTAAGCGTCGCCATATTAAAGAATATCCACGTCAAGTCATTAACTTTCCTACTGGTTCTCAATTAAATTTAAGTGTTACCAAAACATCTACTAGTGATTCTTGCCCTAAGGATCAAGAAACTAATCTGGAAACACTTATTAAGAGAAAACTGCTTAACGAATTTTGTCCCACAGCAATTTTAATTGAAACTAATGGTGATATTATTCATATTCAAGGGAGAACTGGAAAATTCCTAGAAATTGTTAGTGGCTATCCAACAAATAATATTATTAATTTAGCGCGAAAAGGATTAAAGTTTGAATTATTTTCTGCTATTCAAGCAGCTATTTCCTCAGAGAAATCAGTAACTCGACAACAAATTCCTGTTAATTCTAATGGAAACACTGAATTAGTTAAATTACAAGTTGAACCTTTAGATTCTCCTCCACCTTTAGCAGGTCGTTTATTAGTAATTTTGAATGTCATTGAAAGTCATTCTACAAGTAATGAGCAAGAAAATATTCCCCAAGATATTGCTTTACAACAGAAAGATAATCGTATTGCACAATTAGAAAAAGAATTACAAGATACGCGAGAAAGTCATCAAACCACTATTGAAGAGCTAGAATCCTCTAATGAAGAACTACAAGCTACTAATGAAGAGCTAGAATCCTCTAATGAAGAACTACAAGCTACTAATGAAGAACTAGAATCCTCTAAAGAAGAATTACAATCACTAAATGAAGAATTACAAACCCTCAATCAAGAGTTACAAAGTACTATTAATGAGTTATCAGTTACGCAAAATGATCTAAGGAATTTGCTTAATATCACGGAAGTTGCTACTATTATTGTGGATCACCAAATGCGGGTAAAACGTTTTACCCCAGAAGTAACAAATATTATGCCCCTCATCCCTACAGATATTGGTCGTCCTATTCATGATGTCACGACTAATCTTAATGATGATGGGATGGTACAAGATATTTTAGAAGTTTTGCAAACATTAACCCCTAAAACCAAATTAGTTGAAACCAGAGAGGGGGGATGGTACCGCATGGAGATTACCCCTTATCGTAAAGACAACTATCAAATTGAAGGAACAGTAGTGAACTTTATTAATATTAATGAGTTAAAGCAAAAAGAAGAAGCCTTAAAACAAGCACAGTTACTTCAGCAAAGCCTTCTTGATACCTATACCCAACCTGCAATTTTACTCACTAACCAGTTGGAGATTATTAATATTAACCTAGCCCTACAAAACCAACTAACTATTGAACAGGTGGAAGAGAAGATTATCAAACCACTGGAAATACGACTTCAAAATAATGAGCCTTTCGAGGAAACTATCTCATTTTCTCTTGATAATGAGAGGCCCTATCGCTATCTAGTCCGTTGCTCTATTATTCCCGACCAAGAGACTAGGATTAAATATTGTTTATTATTCTTAACTAATTTGTAA
- a CDS encoding diguanylate cyclase domain-containing protein — MDDYFEQLREKAELRLNQRDDLEALSDPNLYEVGVYQTELQIQHEELQRAYSELSELYEQYWSLYEFAPCGYVTLTEKGMIARINYQGRALLGDIPAPITNFSFSRFILNKHQPFFFTALQQAKQTGEKQNLELQLIPLNNRELLWVHLDIKATFDDEGKVISYEMTLTDVTTDKEADLVREKAKRLQLITDSIQGSIAYVDASERYQFMNQTHQQWLGVTEEEVLGKTVVEVIGHELYSQFDGLIEQVLQGETVKCEAQFPYQNRQLRDVFIVLVPDFGSTEKVEGYYALMTDITDSKHITRQLQEQEAFLRSIYDGVQQAIFVVDVSEEGKFYWADCNCVSERLMGVSRSEAQGQPLELNLSRELALQLRERYELCLASGDSLTYEECIRVNGEKTCWLLTLTPLKDENDRVYRIIGAGVNIDDRKELETTLKEQAERERLVNMITYAVRQSLELHEVVEETVTKLLEAFGVDEVVLALYEQDEDDSPLVRVATQEVSYWSEKICEYSQAQQIFQQEEVVVINDSAFNDTVCFRAENAKSMLLGGIYYNQQLQGIISLQYQDSSCDWSEAEKSLLKQVADQIAIALKQAQLYKQLNQELTERTQLQSQLSYQAHHDRLTGLPNRYLLVERLHEIIKLRDSKATDIPFAVLFLDLNGFKEVNDNFGHNIGDQLLINVTQRFKNCLREDDMIARFGGDEFVILLEKLPEKEAAIQVANRLHQVLENPIRINHIEVKIRTSIGIVYDDGQYSNSDPILRDADIAMYQSKNQGVDYIVFDQKETSDS, encoded by the coding sequence ATGGATGACTATTTCGAGCAACTCCGAGAAAAAGCAGAACTTCGTCTCAATCAAAGAGATGATTTAGAGGCTTTATCAGATCCTAACTTATATGAAGTAGGCGTTTATCAAACAGAACTACAAATTCAGCATGAAGAGTTACAAAGAGCTTATAGTGAATTAAGTGAATTATACGAGCAATATTGGTCTCTCTATGAATTTGCTCCTTGTGGGTATGTTACGCTCACCGAAAAAGGGATGATTGCTCGAATTAATTATCAGGGGAGAGCTTTACTAGGGGATATACCCGCTCCTATCACTAATTTTAGCTTTTCTCGCTTTATCCTCAATAAGCATCAACCTTTCTTTTTTACCGCGCTGCAACAAGCCAAACAAACTGGGGAAAAACAAAATTTAGAGCTACAGTTGATTCCGTTAAATAATAGGGAGTTATTATGGGTTCATCTTGATATCAAAGCTACTTTTGATGATGAGGGAAAAGTTATTAGTTATGAGATGACTCTTACTGATGTCACTACCGATAAGGAAGCAGACCTTGTCCGCGAAAAAGCCAAACGCTTACAACTAATTACGGATTCGATTCAGGGTAGTATTGCGTATGTTGATGCCAGTGAGCGGTATCAATTTATGAATCAAACCCATCAACAGTGGCTAGGAGTGACAGAGGAAGAAGTTTTAGGCAAAACAGTTGTTGAGGTAATTGGACACGAGTTGTATAGTCAGTTTGATGGTTTAATTGAGCAAGTTTTGCAAGGAGAAACTGTTAAGTGTGAGGCTCAGTTTCCTTATCAAAATCGACAATTAAGGGATGTTTTTATTGTTTTAGTCCCTGATTTTGGTAGTACAGAAAAGGTAGAAGGCTATTATGCTTTGATGACAGATATTACAGACTCAAAGCATATCACCAGACAATTACAGGAACAAGAAGCCTTTCTACGGAGTATTTATGATGGGGTGCAACAAGCAATTTTTGTAGTGGATGTTTCGGAAGAAGGGAAATTTTATTGGGCAGATTGTAATTGTGTTAGTGAAAGGTTAATGGGAGTCTCTAGAAGTGAGGCGCAAGGACAACCTTTAGAACTAAATTTATCTAGAGAATTAGCTCTTCAACTTCGTGAACGCTACGAACTTTGTTTAGCTTCAGGGGACAGTTTAACTTATGAAGAATGTATTAGGGTGAATGGGGAAAAAACTTGTTGGTTATTGACGCTAACTCCCTTAAAAGATGAAAATGACCGTGTTTATCGAATTATCGGAGCAGGAGTTAACATTGATGATCGCAAAGAGTTAGAAACAACCCTAAAAGAACAAGCAGAACGAGAGCGTTTAGTTAATATGATTACTTATGCGGTTCGTCAAAGTTTAGAATTGCATGAAGTAGTAGAAGAAACAGTTACCAAACTTTTAGAGGCTTTTGGGGTTGATGAAGTGGTTTTAGCACTTTATGAACAAGATGAAGATGACTCTCCTTTAGTGCGAGTGGCGACACAAGAAGTTAGTTATTGGTCAGAAAAAATTTGCGAATATTCACAAGCACAGCAAATTTTTCAACAAGAGGAAGTAGTAGTAATTAATGACTCAGCTTTTAATGATACTGTCTGTTTTAGAGCAGAAAATGCCAAGTCTATGCTATTAGGAGGAATTTATTATAATCAACAATTACAAGGGATAATTTCTTTGCAATATCAAGACTCTAGCTGTGATTGGAGTGAAGCAGAAAAGAGTTTATTAAAACAAGTAGCCGATCAAATCGCGATCGCGCTTAAGCAAGCCCAACTTTATAAACAACTAAATCAAGAATTAACCGAACGAACTCAGTTACAAAGCCAATTAAGCTACCAGGCTCATCATGATCGCTTAACTGGTTTACCTAATCGTTACTTATTAGTAGAACGTTTACATGAAATTATTAAGCTCCGTGACTCAAAAGCAACTGATATACCATTTGCAGTTTTATTTTTAGACTTAAATGGTTTTAAGGAGGTTAATGATAATTTTGGTCATAACATTGGAGATCAATTATTAATTAATGTCACGCAACGATTTAAAAACTGTTTACGGGAAGATGACATGATTGCTCGTTTTGGGGGAGATGAGTTTGTTATTTTACTAGAAAAATTACCTGAGAAAGAAGCTGCTATCCAAGTTGCTAATCGGCTTCATCAAGTGTTAGAAAATCCAATTAGAATTAACCATATTGAAGTAAAAATTAGAACTAGTATTGGCATTGTCTATGATGATGGTCAATATAGTAATTCTGATCCCATTTTGCGAGATGCTGATATTGCGATGTATCAATCAAAAAATCAAGGCGTTGACTATATTGTTTTCGATCAAAAAGAGACATCAGATAGTTAA
- a CDS encoding rhodanese-like domain-containing protein, with product MWKTLLTICLSFFIWIGGASYLIPSYSNSAFSANVYSEEIEEVVDEFLTNIPRGYYGVKQADEIERLVEEENAQLIDVRQPLEYISGHILNAINIPLRDLVKKQDQIAKDRPVILYCSVGYRTAIGLEALRLLGYDNVMGYPGSVEGWKAAGKSLN from the coding sequence ATGTGGAAAACATTACTAACCATTTGTCTTAGCTTTTTTATTTGGATCGGAGGAGCAAGTTATCTGATTCCAAGTTATTCTAATAGTGCATTCAGTGCTAATGTTTATTCAGAAGAAATAGAAGAAGTTGTTGATGAATTTCTCACTAATATTCCCAGAGGATATTATGGGGTAAAACAAGCTGATGAAATTGAAAGATTAGTGGAAGAAGAAAATGCTCAACTGATTGATGTTCGTCAACCTTTAGAATATATAAGCGGGCATATCCTCAATGCGATTAATATTCCCCTACGAGACTTAGTGAAAAAGCAAGATCAAATTGCCAAAGATCGACCTGTTATTCTATATTGTTCAGTTGGGTATCGCACTGCCATTGGCTTAGAAGCGTTGCGTCTTCTCGGCTATGATAATGTGATGGGATATCCTGGCAGTGTTGAAGGTTGGAAAGCTGCTGGAAAGTCACTCAATTAA
- a CDS encoding DUF3122 domain-containing protein yields MINKTFRKIILGLTIVFLILGFISIPTNSAYAEIRTIQEGENQVLYQSRQKLFDSYNRTWQAIAFQRITSEGKEPFTIRLAGFPGRTEIDHSQPLTVKMPTGETFYAKDISEKVFVDKSPVGNIGQYNFEEIISQLPNTLAVVFSVPITDGKNLEMPVSPLSIQEWKEVAQKR; encoded by the coding sequence ATGATTAATAAAACATTCCGTAAAATCATATTGGGACTAACGATAGTTTTCTTAATTTTAGGATTCATTAGTATTCCTACAAATTCTGCTTATGCCGAAATTCGGACAATACAAGAAGGGGAAAATCAAGTGCTTTATCAATCGCGACAGAAACTATTTGATAGTTATAATCGCACTTGGCAAGCGATCGCGTTTCAGCGAATTACATCAGAAGGAAAAGAACCATTTACGATTCGCCTTGCTGGTTTTCCAGGTAGAACCGAAATTGATCACTCCCAACCTTTAACTGTTAAGATGCCTACAGGAGAAACGTTTTATGCTAAAGATATTTCCGAAAAAGTGTTTGTTGATAAATCTCCTGTTGGTAACATAGGTCAATACAATTTTGAAGAAATTATTTCTCAGCTACCTAATACCTTAGCAGTTGTTTTTTCTGTACCCATTACAGACGGAAAGAATCTGGAAATGCCAGTTTCTCCTTTATCTATTCAAGAATGGAAAGAAGTTGCTCAAAAACGCTAA
- a CDS encoding Tll0287-like domain-containing protein yields the protein MSKFLLKIVFSLLLAFSLLILPINEANAQPQPEQLGEIVQEIESLDAMRSSLAGTLKGTDETPTIETFKQVCKPVGMRAKQLSQENPWDVKQVAEKYRNPDHAPTEKEAMALEKFANNPNLFGFWETADQETYYYRRINVEATCLKCHGLKSERPEFVKQRYPNDKAYDFSVGDLRGMYRVVVPEVKEQIQAALQ from the coding sequence ATGTCTAAATTTCTCTTAAAAATCGTTTTTTCCCTCTTATTAGCTTTTAGCCTGCTTATTCTTCCCATTAATGAAGCAAACGCTCAACCACAACCAGAACAATTAGGCGAAATTGTGCAAGAAATTGAATCTTTAGATGCGATGCGTTCTAGCCTAGCAGGAACTCTCAAAGGAACAGACGAAACTCCTACTATAGAAACCTTTAAACAAGTCTGTAAACCAGTGGGAATGCGCGCTAAACAACTTAGCCAAGAAAACCCTTGGGATGTTAAACAAGTCGCTGAAAAATATCGGAATCCTGATCATGCGCCAACTGAAAAAGAAGCAATGGCTCTAGAAAAATTTGCCAATAATCCTAACCTCTTCGGTTTTTGGGAAACGGCTGATCAAGAAACTTATTATTATCGTCGCATTAATGTGGAAGCCACTTGCTTAAAATGCCATGGCCTCAAATCCGAGCGTCCTGAATTTGTTAAACAACGTTACCCTAATGATAAAGCCTATGATTTTTCTGTTGGGGATTTACGGGGAATGTATCGAGTCGTTGTTCCTGAAGTAAAAGAACAAATTCAAGCGGCATTACAGTAA
- a CDS encoding NAD(P)/FAD-dependent oxidoreductase — protein sequence MAEIVIVGAGFGGLSAAYELKHLLKGKHEITLISDQPTFTFIPSLPWVTFNLRRLDQVQLPLEPLLQKYGIHWRHGKVTALDPEEKRVTVEEEITLEYDYLIIATGASLAYHLIPGLGPEDGYTQSVCNAHHAEMAREAWNEFLENPGPILVGAVPGASCMGPAYEVALLADYSLRNKGIRDQATITFISPEPYLGHLGIGGMANSDKVVTEVMQEHGIDWVENAAITEIKPDHVKLSDGQEFPFQYAMFLPPFRGAQFLRNVPGLTDKKGFVPVRDTYQHPDYPSIYSAGVITQLAPPETTEVPLGAPKTGQMTESMAIAVAHNIARELGEIQSHPVKPSLDAICMADFGNDGIIFIAAPVVPEPSIGHRRHATALRGVWVNWVKNAFEWYFLMKMRWGTAVPWFERLVLFLLQLSLVTPIAPSSDQSKPLTVLEK from the coding sequence ATGGCAGAAATTGTCATTGTCGGCGCAGGATTTGGAGGGCTTTCTGCCGCCTACGAATTGAAACACCTCTTAAAAGGCAAACATGAAATTACTTTAATTTCCGATCAACCCACCTTTACCTTTATTCCCTCTCTCCCTTGGGTAACGTTTAATCTCAGACGCTTAGATCAAGTACAACTTCCCCTTGAACCGTTATTGCAAAAATACGGAATCCATTGGCGACACGGTAAGGTGACAGCACTTGATCCTGAGGAAAAACGAGTGACAGTAGAGGAGGAGATAACTTTAGAGTATGATTATCTCATAATTGCTACGGGGGCTTCTCTGGCTTATCATTTGATACCAGGTTTGGGGCCAGAAGATGGTTATACACAATCCGTATGCAATGCTCATCATGCGGAAATGGCGAGGGAAGCCTGGAATGAATTTTTAGAAAACCCAGGGCCGATTCTTGTGGGGGCAGTTCCGGGGGCAAGTTGTATGGGGCCAGCGTATGAAGTGGCCTTATTAGCGGACTATAGTTTAAGAAACAAAGGAATCCGTGATCAAGCAACGATTACTTTTATCAGTCCTGAACCCTATTTAGGACATCTTGGCATTGGGGGGATGGCAAATTCTGACAAAGTCGTAACAGAAGTAATGCAAGAGCATGGCATTGATTGGGTAGAAAATGCTGCTATTACTGAGATTAAACCAGATCACGTCAAATTATCAGATGGACAGGAATTTCCTTTTCAATATGCCATGTTTTTACCTCCTTTCCGAGGAGCGCAGTTCTTAAGAAATGTGCCTGGATTAACTGATAAAAAGGGATTTGTACCAGTACGAGACACCTATCAACATCCAGACTATCCCTCGATTTATAGTGCAGGGGTAATCACACAACTTGCGCCACCAGAAACAACAGAAGTCCCTCTTGGTGCGCCGAAAACTGGTCAAATGACAGAATCAATGGCGATTGCGGTAGCGCATAACATTGCTCGGGAATTAGGAGAAATTCAATCTCACCCTGTTAAGCCCAGTTTAGATGCGATTTGTATGGCAGATTTTGGCAATGATGGCATTATCTTTATTGCTGCCCCTGTTGTACCTGAACCCAGTATAGGACATCGTCGTCATGCTACTGCATTGAGAGGAGTTTGGGTGAATTGGGTGAAAAATGCTTTTGAGTGGTATTTTCTGATGAAAATGCGCTGGGGAACTGCTGTACCTTGGTTTGAACGGTTAGTCCTATTTTTATTGCAGTTATCCTTAGTGACTCCCATCGCGCCAAGCAGCGACCAATCAAAGCCTTTAACAGTTTTAGAAAAATAA